GTCCGAGGATCGGCAGCCAGATCTGCCCACCGTGCGTATGTGCCGCGATCATTAGCCGCAGTTCGTCAGAGATAGAAAGCTCGCCGGTGATGACCGGAAACACGTCCGGACTGTGTTGGAGCACAATAAGGTCTCCGGCGCCTGAAGCTTCTGCAATAGAGCGCAGTTCAGCTGAAGTTTCCTTCCACGATTTTTGCATCTGAAGATGATCGAGCGTGCCAAACAGCCGCAACGGCTTTCCGTTGTGCTCAATTACAGCAACTTCGTTCTGCAGAACACGGATCCCCGCGGCCGTCAGCTCGCCTGCAATATGCTTGTCGCCGTGCCAACCGTCATGATTTCCCATAACCGCAAATACGCCGTATTTCGCTCGCAGTCCGCCAAGTTTCCGCGCAATAAGACTGACGTCCATAAGCGGACGGCTCGGCTTGGGCACCGAATAGACATATCCATAGCAAACATAATCGCCGAGCATAACTATGAGATCTGCACTCTGTGCATTGGCAGCCGAAACTACGCGATCAAGCATGTCCTCGTCGACGCCATTCGAGCCGCCATGAACGTCACCTATTGCAACGATCTTCAGATCGTCAAATGCCGGATCTAGATGTTTGATATGCAAGTTAGCGGGGTTAATGACGAGCCGGTGAGGTTCGATGAGGTACGCGTACAATAGGCCGGCGAATGCTGCAATGGCCAGCAGTAGAGCAATTAAAGAAAGCTTCTTCGTTCTTGGCTGCAATTTTCAGTTTCGGACTCAAGCGAAGTACTCGTTCCAACGGTTATCGACCAATTTTACGATATCATCGCGCGCCTCGAC
This sequence is a window from Acidobacteriota bacterium. Protein-coding genes within it:
- a CDS encoding metallophosphoesterase, with the protein product MYAYLIEPHRLVINPANLHIKHLDPAFDDLKIVAIGDVHGGSNGVDEDMLDRVVSAANAQSADLIVMLGDYVCYGYVYSVPKPSRPLMDVSLIARKLGGLRAKYGVFAVMGNHDGWHGDKHIAGELTAAGIRVLQNEVAVIEHNGKPLRLFGTLDHLQMQKSWKETSAELRSIAEASGAGDLIVLQHSPDVFPVITGELSISDELRLMIAAHTHGGQIWLPILGRPGIPSSYGQKYAYGHVRENNVDLFVTSGIGTSVLPFRFMVPPEIAVLTIRSGN